In Roseisolibacter agri, the following proteins share a genomic window:
- a CDS encoding homoserine O-acetyltransferase family protein, with protein MTTPARRTLPRDPAALPPRVRATHLHETFALECGAVLEDVRQAFVLDGTVNAARDNVILVLHALTGSAEAAHPEHGWWREVIGPGRAIDTTRFAVLAPNLLGSCYGTTGPATDWRVVPGTWDGDGFPPVTTRDMARLAGRLLDALHVRELAAVVGGSLGGMVAQEWLLLHPGRARAAVVLAAPDAHTAQAIAWNHTQREALRLGATAGDPDAGIALARAIAMLSFRTEASLGDRFGRAPAEDGDGSPFAVQRWLEHHGAALAARFDAATYRTLLDAMDAHDVARGRGDRDAVLARLGAATDRLFAVGVPGDLLYSDAVVEAWGRAAGAALRTIRSPHGHDAFLLEPAQVGAVLRDALDQPARVVSFHPCPPAPAAVSSIPIARRRPSLRAVV; from the coding sequence ATGACGACCCCCGCCCGCCGCACCCTCCCGCGCGATCCCGCCGCGCTCCCGCCGCGCGTGCGCGCCACGCACCTCCACGAGACCTTCGCGCTCGAGTGCGGCGCCGTCCTCGAGGACGTGCGGCAGGCCTTCGTGCTCGACGGCACCGTCAACGCCGCGCGCGACAACGTCATCCTCGTCCTCCACGCCCTCACGGGGTCGGCCGAGGCGGCGCACCCGGAGCACGGGTGGTGGCGGGAGGTGATCGGGCCGGGCCGCGCCATCGACACGACGCGGTTCGCCGTCCTCGCCCCGAACCTCCTCGGCTCCTGCTACGGCACGACGGGCCCCGCCACGGACTGGCGCGTCGTGCCGGGCACCTGGGACGGCGACGGCTTCCCGCCCGTGACGACGCGCGACATGGCGCGCCTCGCGGGCCGCCTGCTCGACGCGCTGCACGTCCGCGAGCTGGCCGCCGTCGTCGGCGGGTCGCTGGGCGGGATGGTCGCGCAGGAATGGCTGCTGCTGCACCCCGGCCGCGCGCGCGCCGCGGTCGTGCTGGCCGCCCCCGACGCCCACACGGCCCAGGCCATCGCCTGGAACCACACCCAGCGCGAGGCGCTCCGGCTGGGCGCCACGGCCGGCGATCCGGACGCGGGGATCGCCCTCGCCCGCGCGATCGCCATGCTCAGCTTCCGCACCGAGGCCTCCCTCGGCGACCGCTTCGGCCGCGCCCCGGCGGAGGATGGCGACGGGTCGCCCTTCGCGGTGCAGCGCTGGCTGGAGCACCACGGCGCGGCGCTCGCCGCCCGCTTCGACGCGGCGACCTACCGCACGCTGCTGGACGCGATGGACGCGCACGACGTGGCCCGCGGCCGTGGCGACCGCGACGCCGTCCTCGCGCGGCTGGGGGCCGCCACCGACCGCCTGTTCGCCGTCGGCGTGCCGGGGGACCTGCTCTACTCCGACGCCGTGGTCGAGGCGTGGGGGCGCGCGGCCGGCGCCGCCCTGCGCACCATCCGCTCCCCGCACGGCCACGACGCCTTCCTCCTGGAGCCCGCGCAGGTGGGCGCGGTGCTGCGCGACGCGCTGGACCAGCCGGCGCGGGTTGTGTCGTTCCACCCATGCCCGCCGGCGCCCGCGGCCGTATCCTCCATCCCGATCGCCCGTCGCCGCCCGTCGCTGCGCGCCGTCGTCTAG
- a CDS encoding DinB family protein — translation MSPPSTNREHLARLAALADANAAEAVRVVADLDAARLLWRPSPERWSVADCLEHLIATGVVYHPRIRAVLATATRDAALDDARWAPTWFGRLFVRAAGPHGRAVRARGPFVPPPGRLDACPRLLAQQRELRALIEDAHGTDLRALRIESPLSRVLTLRLGEAFEMLLAHQQRHLAQAWRVRQSVGFPASRALAAGG, via the coding sequence GTGTCCCCGCCGTCCACCAACCGCGAGCACCTGGCCCGACTGGCCGCGCTGGCCGACGCCAACGCGGCCGAGGCGGTGCGCGTGGTGGCCGACCTCGACGCGGCGCGGCTGCTATGGCGCCCGAGCCCGGAGCGGTGGAGCGTGGCCGACTGCCTGGAGCACCTGATCGCGACGGGCGTCGTCTATCATCCGCGGATCCGCGCCGTGCTGGCGACCGCGACGCGCGACGCTGCGCTGGACGACGCGCGCTGGGCGCCGACCTGGTTCGGGCGGCTGTTCGTGCGGGCGGCGGGGCCGCACGGGCGTGCGGTGCGGGCGCGCGGGCCGTTCGTGCCGCCGCCGGGCCGGCTGGACGCGTGCCCGCGGCTGCTGGCGCAGCAACGCGAGCTGCGCGCGCTGATCGAGGATGCGCACGGCACCGACCTGCGCGCGCTGCGCATCGAGTCGCCGCTGTCGCGGGTGCTGACGCTGCGGCTGGGCGAGGCCTTCGAGATGCTGCTCGCGCACCAGCAGCGGCACCTCGCGCAGGCGTGGCGGGTGCGCCAGTCGGTCGGCTTCCCCGCCTCGCGCGCGCTGGCCGCCGGCGGCTAG
- a CDS encoding YbhB/YbcL family Raf kinase inhibitor-like protein, with amino-acid sequence MRLRPALLAASLLVAAPAAAQAQRLSLTSTDLSRETKIGNRHVFNGFGCSGQNVSPQLAWKNAPAGTKSFAITAYDPDAPTGSGWWHWVVYDIPATTTALPSGAGSTTPAALPAGAVQGTTDFGAKGYGGPCPPPGDKPHRYIFTVHALKVAKLDVPATATAAMIGFNINANRLASATLTARYGR; translated from the coding sequence ATGCGACTCCGACCCGCCCTCCTCGCCGCGTCGCTGCTCGTCGCCGCGCCGGCGGCCGCGCAGGCGCAGCGCCTGTCGCTCACCAGCACCGACCTGTCGCGCGAGACGAAGATCGGCAACCGGCACGTCTTCAACGGCTTCGGCTGCTCGGGGCAGAACGTCTCGCCGCAGCTGGCGTGGAAGAACGCGCCCGCCGGCACGAAGAGCTTCGCGATCACCGCCTACGACCCCGACGCGCCGACGGGGAGCGGCTGGTGGCACTGGGTCGTCTACGACATCCCGGCGACGACGACCGCGCTCCCGTCCGGTGCCGGCAGCACCACGCCGGCCGCGCTGCCGGCGGGCGCGGTGCAGGGGACCACCGACTTCGGCGCGAAGGGCTACGGCGGCCCGTGTCCGCCGCCGGGCGACAAGCCGCACCGCTACATCTTCACGGTGCACGCGCTCAAGGTGGCGAAGCTCGACGTGCCCGCAACCGCAACCGCGGCGATGATCGGCTTCAACATCAACGCCAACCGGCTCGCCAGCGCGACGCTCACCGCCCGCTACGGCCGCTGA
- a CDS encoding ATP-binding protein: MPTTRLRPLLVAAAPALLILAIGGASGLALRRAARTAGEVRHTEQALRVVERVHARVADAVIDARGFALTGDSSLLVTTTGWQADVIRDVDAIDTLVRAEPGIAPRVRAFRAATLQRIALTDSLLEAVRTRRGRFPNAALTAQVRRGSLAMDSLRAELEALEAHVERTLAERERDDASVRDLTLMLLVGGVLLAAVVAVAVHFALTRLLASARTQAEDLARTNARLREQAGELASRRERLEDQALALELANEQLREQATELELQTAQLQDQTVELEAANDALRESGLRDQLLFERAPLPMWMFDAETLAFLAVNDAAVERYGWSREEFLRMTIRDIRPQHDVLQVERLAADHADGTTTRRAVRHMTKDGRQLDVVVVSHDAILGGRQVRIVTAEDETARTEAERARAALERQLHQAQKMEAIGRVASGVAHDFNNLLTIVRVNLDATLEELPADHPLRVELTEAGDAVTRATSLTRQLLTIGRQQRVDRRAVDLNQVVRDAERLLRRLAGDRVRLETRLSETPLVVDADVGQLEQVMMNLAVNARDAMPTGGTLSIATERRRASAPGVEEAEPRSWAVLTVRDTGVGMDTATRERIFEPFFTTKTPVHGASAASGTGLGLATAFSIVDEGGGFIAVDSAPGAGARFEVHLRLVEDEVAPSPVTRADLPDVEPVVAPVVAPVVAPVVAPVATNGGPPAPYAGPRADAPRRAPARTGPVAPVAPPAPRPPAVSGDLAAQ; encoded by the coding sequence GTGCCGACCACCCGACTCCGCCCCCTGCTCGTCGCCGCCGCGCCGGCGCTGCTGATCCTCGCGATCGGCGGGGCCAGCGGGCTCGCGCTGCGGCGTGCCGCGCGCACCGCGGGCGAGGTGCGCCACACGGAGCAGGCGCTGCGCGTCGTCGAGCGCGTGCACGCGCGCGTGGCCGACGCGGTGATCGACGCGCGCGGCTTCGCGCTCACGGGCGACTCGTCGCTGCTCGTGACCACGACGGGCTGGCAGGCGGACGTCATCCGCGACGTCGACGCGATCGACACGCTCGTGCGGGCCGAGCCGGGCATCGCGCCGCGCGTGCGCGCCTTCCGCGCCGCGACGCTGCAGCGCATCGCGCTCACCGACTCGCTGCTGGAGGCGGTGCGCACGCGGCGCGGCCGCTTCCCCAACGCCGCGCTCACCGCACAGGTGCGCCGCGGCTCGCTCGCGATGGACTCGCTGCGCGCCGAGCTGGAGGCGCTGGAGGCGCACGTCGAGCGCACGCTCGCCGAGCGCGAGCGCGACGACGCCAGCGTGCGCGACCTGACGCTGATGCTGCTGGTGGGCGGCGTCCTGCTGGCCGCGGTGGTCGCGGTGGCGGTGCACTTCGCGCTCACGCGCCTGCTCGCCAGCGCGCGCACGCAGGCCGAGGATCTCGCGCGCACCAACGCGCGGCTGCGCGAGCAGGCGGGCGAGCTGGCCAGCCGCCGCGAGCGGCTGGAGGACCAGGCGCTCGCGCTGGAGCTGGCCAACGAGCAGCTGCGCGAGCAGGCCACGGAGCTGGAGCTGCAGACGGCGCAGCTGCAGGACCAGACGGTGGAGCTGGAGGCGGCCAACGACGCGCTGCGCGAGAGCGGGCTGCGCGACCAGCTGCTGTTCGAGCGCGCGCCGCTGCCGATGTGGATGTTCGACGCGGAGACGCTGGCGTTCCTCGCGGTGAACGACGCGGCGGTGGAGCGCTACGGCTGGTCGCGCGAGGAGTTCCTGCGCATGACCATCCGCGACATCCGCCCGCAGCACGACGTGCTGCAGGTCGAGCGGCTCGCGGCCGACCACGCGGACGGCACGACGACGCGGCGCGCGGTGCGGCACATGACGAAGGACGGCCGCCAGCTGGACGTCGTCGTCGTCTCGCACGACGCGATCCTCGGCGGGCGGCAGGTGCGCATCGTGACCGCGGAGGACGAGACCGCGCGCACCGAGGCCGAGCGCGCGCGCGCCGCGCTGGAGCGGCAGCTGCACCAGGCGCAGAAGATGGAGGCCATCGGCCGCGTGGCGAGCGGCGTCGCGCACGACTTCAACAACCTGTTGACGATCGTGCGCGTGAACCTCGACGCGACGCTCGAGGAGCTGCCCGCGGACCATCCGCTGCGCGTCGAGCTCACCGAGGCGGGCGACGCGGTGACGCGCGCGACGTCGCTGACGCGGCAGCTGCTCACCATCGGCCGGCAGCAGCGCGTCGACCGGCGCGCGGTGGACCTCAACCAGGTGGTGCGCGACGCCGAGCGGCTGCTGCGCCGGCTGGCGGGCGACCGCGTGCGCCTGGAGACGCGGCTGAGCGAGACGCCGCTGGTGGTCGACGCCGACGTCGGGCAGCTGGAGCAGGTGATGATGAACCTCGCCGTCAACGCGCGCGACGCGATGCCGACGGGCGGCACGCTCAGCATCGCGACCGAGCGGCGGCGCGCCAGCGCGCCTGGCGTCGAGGAGGCGGAGCCGCGCAGCTGGGCGGTGCTGACGGTGCGCGACACGGGCGTCGGCATGGACACCGCCACGCGCGAGCGCATCTTCGAGCCGTTCTTCACCACCAAGACGCCCGTGCACGGCGCGTCCGCGGCGTCCGGCACGGGGCTCGGCCTCGCGACGGCGTTCAGCATCGTCGACGAGGGCGGCGGCTTCATCGCCGTCGACAGCGCGCCGGGCGCGGGCGCGCGCTTCGAGGTGCACCTGCGCCTCGTCGAGGACGAGGTGGCGCCGTCGCCGGTGACGCGCGCGGACCTGCCGGACGTCGAGCCGGTCGTGGCGCCGGTCGTGGCGCCGGTCGTGGCGCCGGTCGTGGCGCCGGTCGCCACCAACGGCGGGCCGCCCGCGCCGTACGCCGGCCCGCGCGCCGACGCGCCGCGGCGTGCGCCCGCGCGCACCGGTCCCGTCGCGCCCGTGGCACCACCGGCGCCGCGTCCGCCCGCCGTTTCCGGGGATCTGGCCGCGCAATAG
- a CDS encoding low affinity iron permease family protein: MHELFRTFSQRTSGLTGSPLGFGIAVAVVVVWALTGPVFGYSDSWQLVINTGTTIVTFLMVFLIQNTQNRDTRAVHLKLDELLRAVRDARNSMLDLENLTDDELDRLQAEFSALREHAQEEAKRRALGDDRRAGGRRIVDKVQE, from the coding sequence GTGCACGAGCTCTTCCGCACTTTCTCGCAACGCACCTCCGGCCTGACCGGCAGCCCGCTGGGCTTCGGGATCGCCGTCGCCGTCGTGGTCGTGTGGGCCCTCACCGGCCCGGTCTTCGGCTACTCCGACAGCTGGCAGCTCGTCATCAACACCGGGACGACCATCGTCACCTTCCTGATGGTCTTCCTGATCCAGAACACGCAGAACCGCGACACGCGCGCGGTGCACCTCAAGCTCGACGAGCTCCTGCGCGCCGTGCGCGACGCGCGCAACTCGATGCTCGACCTCGAGAACCTCACCGACGACGAGCTCGATCGCCTGCAGGCGGAGTTCTCCGCGCTCCGCGAGCACGCCCAGGAAGAGGCCAAGCGGCGCGCCCTCGGCGACGACCGCCGCGCGGGCGGCCGCCGCATCGTCGACAAGGTCCAGGAGTGA
- a CDS encoding PEP-CTERM sorting domain-containing protein (PEP-CTERM proteins occur, often in large numbers, in the proteomes of bacteria that also encode an exosortase, a predicted intramembrane cysteine proteinase. The presence of a PEP-CTERM domain at a protein's C-terminus predicts cleavage within the sorting domain, followed by covalent anchoring to some some component of the (usually Gram-negative) cell surface. Many PEP-CTERM proteins exhibit an unusual sequence composition that includes large numbers of potential glycosylation sites. Expression of one such protein has been shown restore the ability of a bacterium to form floc, a type of biofilm.) produces the protein MRVRHLAAAAALAVALLPRPVVGQTGPNLLVNGGFDSGLAGYTVFASPGYIVAATTGCPLGVTCALFGTPGTGPGVASLSQTAATLPGASYLASITTGTKAPGAPFVFFLEAGEQRTTFDCLVLTPCVVTRAFTATGPSTVVRFGVEDFTPAGADRFGQSGIVVDNASLVLVASAVVPEPGTWALLATGLAAVAGVATRRRRRAASRRARSTAER, from the coding sequence GTGCGTGTCCGCCACCTCGCAGCAGCCGCCGCCCTCGCCGTCGCCCTCCTTCCGCGTCCCGTCGTCGGGCAGACTGGGCCCAACCTGCTGGTCAACGGCGGCTTCGACAGCGGCCTCGCCGGGTACACGGTCTTCGCATCGCCGGGCTATATCGTCGCGGCCACGACCGGCTGCCCGCTCGGTGTGACATGTGCCCTGTTCGGCACGCCGGGTACGGGGCCTGGTGTGGCGTCGCTGTCGCAGACGGCCGCAACCCTGCCCGGCGCGAGCTACCTCGCCTCGATCACCACCGGGACGAAGGCGCCGGGGGCGCCGTTCGTCTTCTTCCTCGAGGCCGGCGAGCAGCGCACCACCTTCGACTGTCTCGTGCTCACGCCCTGCGTCGTGACGCGCGCGTTCACGGCGACGGGTCCGAGCACGGTGGTGCGTTTCGGCGTCGAAGACTTCACCCCCGCGGGTGCGGACCGGTTCGGCCAGAGCGGGATCGTCGTGGACAACGCCTCACTCGTGCTCGTGGCCTCGGCCGTCGTGCCCGAGCCCGGCACCTGGGCGCTCCTGGCTACGGGTCTGGCGGCCGTCGCTGGCGTCGCGACCCGTCGCCGGCGCCGCGCGGCCTCTCGCCGCGCCCGGAGCACCGCGGAGCGATGA
- the trxA gene encoding thioredoxin: MTAPTAASSATKATIPCAQCRTLNRVDLSRIADGPRCAKCQAPLALDHPVPVGDADFDRVMADSPVPVLVDFYADWCGPCRAMAPQLDAYAKRSAGSVLVAKVDTDRAPNVSQRFGIRSIPTLAVFVGGREAGREVGAVPIQRLEALVAAARKG; the protein is encoded by the coding sequence ATGACCGCCCCGACCGCCGCCTCGAGCGCCACCAAGGCCACCATTCCCTGCGCGCAGTGCCGCACCCTCAACCGCGTGGACCTGTCGCGGATCGCGGACGGCCCGCGCTGCGCGAAGTGCCAGGCGCCGCTGGCGCTCGACCATCCGGTGCCGGTGGGCGACGCGGACTTCGATCGGGTGATGGCGGACAGCCCGGTGCCGGTGCTGGTGGACTTCTACGCCGACTGGTGCGGCCCCTGCCGCGCGATGGCGCCGCAGCTGGACGCGTACGCGAAGCGCAGCGCGGGGAGCGTGCTGGTGGCGAAGGTCGACACGGACCGCGCGCCGAACGTCAGCCAGCGCTTCGGCATCCGCAGCATCCCGACGCTCGCCGTGTTCGTGGGCGGGCGCGAGGCGGGGCGCGAGGTGGGCGCGGTGCCGATCCAGCGGCTGGAGGCGCTCGTCGCGGCGGCGCGGAAGGGCTGA
- a CDS encoding acyl-CoA dehydrogenase family protein, which produces MTTSQQPTAAGAPSAYTAALDAPPAVDESLLARARSIEEIVRAHADDAERDRRLARPVLDALRDAGLFRLFTPRALGGLEADPVSVAHAAEILAGYDSAAAWALQAGNTGAWWTSRFSDAGVTELFADGPDLVLAASFSPPHRAVAVPGGYRLTGRGPLASGIHDAPWVMMTGVVFDGEQPRMTADGPQVVALVMRTREVQIPDTWHSLGMRGTDSAHVSAEDVFVPTARSYVLSPEVALRAPFDGPLYRLPAPTSVSVFIVPVALAIARGALDALAELAHRKTPLGASRTLRHRATVQAALADGEAQWRAARLLFHDALATAWRRALAGEPATLRHRADLMLAGTHAVQTAARVTDLMHRMGGTAGIYAGSRLERCLRDAQTVRHHGFLGEARLETVGQVYLDVAPEFVMVAF; this is translated from the coding sequence ATGACGACCTCCCAGCAGCCGACGGCGGCGGGCGCGCCGTCCGCCTACACCGCCGCCCTCGACGCGCCCCCCGCGGTCGACGAGTCGCTGCTCGCGCGCGCGCGCTCCATCGAGGAGATCGTGCGCGCGCACGCCGACGACGCGGAGCGCGACCGGCGCCTCGCGCGCCCCGTGCTCGACGCGCTGCGCGACGCGGGGCTCTTCCGCCTGTTCACGCCGCGCGCGCTCGGCGGGCTCGAGGCGGACCCCGTGAGCGTCGCGCACGCCGCGGAGATCCTCGCCGGCTACGACAGCGCGGCCGCGTGGGCGCTGCAGGCCGGCAACACCGGCGCGTGGTGGACGTCGCGCTTCTCCGACGCCGGCGTGACCGAGCTGTTCGCGGACGGGCCCGACCTCGTGCTGGCGGCGTCGTTCAGCCCGCCGCACCGCGCCGTCGCGGTGCCCGGCGGCTACCGGCTCACGGGGCGCGGCCCGCTCGCGAGCGGCATCCACGACGCGCCGTGGGTGATGATGACCGGCGTCGTGTTCGACGGCGAGCAGCCGCGCATGACCGCCGACGGGCCGCAGGTCGTCGCGCTCGTGATGCGCACGCGCGAGGTCCAGATCCCCGACACCTGGCACTCGCTCGGCATGCGCGGGACGGACAGCGCCCACGTGTCGGCCGAGGACGTCTTCGTGCCCACGGCGCGCAGCTACGTGCTGTCGCCGGAGGTCGCCCTCCGCGCGCCGTTCGACGGGCCGCTGTACCGCCTGCCGGCGCCGACGTCGGTGAGCGTGTTCATCGTGCCCGTCGCGCTCGCGATCGCGCGCGGCGCCCTCGACGCGCTGGCCGAGCTCGCGCACCGCAAGACGCCGCTCGGCGCGTCGCGGACGCTGCGGCATCGCGCCACCGTGCAGGCCGCGCTGGCCGACGGCGAGGCGCAGTGGCGCGCGGCGCGGCTACTCTTCCACGACGCGCTGGCGACCGCGTGGCGGCGCGCGCTCGCCGGCGAGCCCGCCACGCTCCGCCACAGGGCCGACCTGATGCTCGCCGGCACGCACGCCGTGCAGACCGCGGCGCGGGTGACGGACCTCATGCACCGCATGGGCGGCACGGCCGGGATCTACGCGGGGAGCCGGCTGGAGCGCTGCCTGCGCGACGCGCAGACGGTGCGGCACCACGGCTTCCTCGGCGAGGCGCGCCTGGAGACCGTGGGGCAGGTCTACCTGGACGTGGCGCCGGAGTTCGTGATGGTCGCGTTCTGA
- a CDS encoding c-type cytochrome — protein sequence MRPAPARPLALAATCALLAACERPDARADAPPAAAAAAPVTATAAFDPAAWRPPTDAEIPADSLGASIRRGWALVRDTPDSLPHYAPGRIACTNCHLDGGRAPGTAPMAGAFARYPKYLARSGTVIGLADRVNYCFTRSLAGRRLPHESREMEDIVAYLAFLSRGVPVGAGHLLPGADGQPKIPGGDALARSLPGDSARGAAVYAERCVACHGADGAGRVYENGGRVPALWGPRSYAVGASMARQERAAAFIWHNMPLGQPRSLTPEQAYDVAAYVNAHPRPDSPGKADDWSNGGAPADVPYALRSGHAGFRPPPLLPRTGADAIVPVPPRAPAARR from the coding sequence ATGCGCCCCGCCCCCGCCCGCCCGCTCGCGCTCGCCGCGACGTGCGCTCTGCTCGCCGCCTGCGAGCGCCCCGACGCGCGGGCCGACGCGCCGCCGGCCGCCGCGGCTGCTGCCCCGGTCACCGCCACCGCGGCCTTCGACCCCGCGGCCTGGCGGCCCCCCACGGACGCCGAGATCCCCGCGGACTCGCTCGGGGCCAGCATCCGGCGCGGATGGGCGCTCGTGCGCGACACGCCCGACAGCCTCCCGCACTACGCCCCGGGCCGCATCGCCTGCACCAACTGCCACCTCGACGGCGGACGCGCGCCCGGCACCGCGCCCATGGCCGGCGCGTTCGCGCGCTACCCCAAGTACCTCGCACGCAGCGGCACCGTGATCGGCCTCGCCGACCGCGTGAACTACTGCTTCACCCGCTCGCTCGCCGGGCGCCGCCTGCCGCACGAGAGCCGCGAGATGGAGGACATCGTCGCCTACCTCGCCTTCCTCTCGCGCGGCGTCCCCGTGGGCGCCGGCCATCTCCTTCCGGGCGCCGACGGCCAGCCGAAGATCCCCGGCGGCGACGCGCTCGCCCGGTCACTCCCCGGCGACTCGGCCCGCGGCGCGGCCGTGTACGCCGAGCGGTGCGTGGCCTGCCACGGCGCCGACGGCGCGGGGCGCGTCTACGAGAACGGCGGCCGCGTCCCGGCGCTCTGGGGCCCGCGGTCGTACGCGGTCGGCGCGTCGATGGCCCGCCAGGAGCGCGCCGCCGCCTTCATCTGGCACAACATGCCGCTCGGCCAGCCGCGCTCGCTGACCCCCGAGCAGGCGTACGACGTCGCCGCCTACGTCAACGCGCACCCGCGCCCCGACTCGCCCGGCAAGGCCGACGACTGGTCGAACGGCGGCGCGCCCGCCGACGTCCCGTACGCGCTGCGCTCGGGGCACGCGGGCTTCCGCCCGCCGCCGCTCCTCCCGCGCACGGGCGCCGACGCCATCGTGCCCGTGCCACCGCGCGCACCCGCCGCGCGGCGCTGA
- a CDS encoding S1/P1 nuclease yields MSRPRRVRRTLLAVVAALALLPAAPARAWDDVGHMTVASIAWRRLSPAARARAVALLRAAPSDAGLAQLRPNSGGPEARDRALFVRAATWPDVVKNRRDMARVRRYSRSHWHYDDHYWRTDAAGRPVAVPELQAQPENAAERIVALTAALRDARRSDAERAIDLAWVLHLVGDIHQPLHASSRVTDRSPEGDRGGNDVRIGSTNLHALWDNALDRSPGRQPGRRGGRPQGEDAKLARADEWASRLPGSYPDARWAAWIADTVPERWAVESLILAQRDVYPGVVDSMPLTPDYQAQVRRVSDPQVTLAGYRLAALLERVLVSR; encoded by the coding sequence ATGAGCCGCCCGCGCCGCGTCCGTCGCACTCTCCTCGCGGTCGTCGCCGCGCTCGCGCTGCTGCCCGCCGCGCCGGCGCGCGCGTGGGACGACGTCGGCCACATGACCGTGGCGTCGATCGCGTGGCGGCGGCTGTCGCCCGCGGCGCGCGCCCGCGCGGTGGCGCTCCTGCGCGCGGCGCCCAGCGATGCGGGGCTGGCGCAGCTCCGCCCGAACAGCGGCGGGCCCGAGGCGCGCGACCGCGCGCTCTTCGTGCGCGCGGCGACGTGGCCCGACGTCGTGAAGAACCGCCGCGACATGGCGCGCGTGCGCCGCTACAGCCGCTCGCACTGGCACTACGACGACCACTACTGGCGCACCGACGCGGCGGGCCGTCCGGTCGCGGTCCCCGAGCTGCAGGCGCAGCCCGAGAACGCGGCCGAGCGGATCGTGGCGCTCACCGCGGCGCTGCGCGACGCGCGCCGGTCGGATGCCGAGCGCGCGATCGACCTCGCGTGGGTGCTCCATCTCGTGGGCGACATCCACCAGCCGCTGCACGCGAGCTCGCGCGTCACGGACCGCTCGCCCGAGGGCGACCGCGGCGGCAACGACGTGCGCATCGGGAGCACGAACCTGCACGCGCTGTGGGACAACGCGCTCGACCGCTCGCCGGGCCGGCAGCCGGGGCGCCGCGGCGGCCGCCCGCAGGGCGAGGACGCGAAGCTCGCGCGCGCCGACGAGTGGGCCTCGCGCCTGCCCGGCTCGTATCCGGACGCGCGCTGGGCGGCGTGGATCGCCGACACGGTGCCGGAGCGCTGGGCCGTCGAGAGCCTGATCCTCGCGCAGCGCGACGTGTATCCGGGCGTCGTGGACAGCATGCCGCTCACGCCGGACTACCAGGCGCAGGTGCGCCGCGTGTCGGACCCGCAGGTGACGCTCGCAGGCTACCGGCTGGCGGCGCTGCTGGAGCGTGTGCTGGTCTCCAGGTGA
- a CDS encoding MscL family protein, producing MWQEFKAFLIKQNALALAIAVVIGAALNNVVQGIVDGLIMPIVAVATPDPATYQNMTWTLGRLVLKPGLLINAIINFLIVGFVAWRLTKAFIKETPAEPPKTVKACPFCFMGDLDPKASRCPHCTSQLDGAPANLPPGARVPSTVG from the coding sequence ATGTGGCAGGAGTTCAAGGCGTTCCTGATCAAGCAGAACGCGCTCGCCCTGGCGATCGCGGTGGTGATCGGCGCGGCGCTCAACAACGTCGTGCAGGGCATCGTGGACGGGCTGATCATGCCGATCGTCGCGGTCGCGACGCCCGATCCGGCGACGTATCAGAACATGACGTGGACGCTCGGGCGCCTCGTGCTGAAGCCGGGCCTCCTCATCAACGCGATCATCAACTTCCTGATCGTCGGCTTCGTCGCGTGGCGGCTCACGAAGGCGTTCATCAAGGAGACGCCGGCCGAGCCGCCGAAGACGGTGAAGGCGTGCCCGTTCTGCTTCATGGGCGACCTCGATCCGAAGGCGTCGCGCTGCCCGCACTGCACCAGCCAGCTGGACGGCGCGCCGGCCAACCTGCCGCCGGGCGCGCGTGTGCCGTCGACCGTGGGCTGA